One stretch of Pseudoxanthomonas sp. Root65 DNA includes these proteins:
- a CDS encoding endonuclease/exonuclease/phosphatase family protein has product MSYWSPILAILLGIASLPAHAGDLPLRIMSFNIRLPVESDGVDYWETRKPLAVKVLREQEPDVIGLQELVKSQADYLAAELPQYAWFGRGREADGGGERMGVFYRKDRFAVIESGDFWLSDTPEVPGSITWDHLHPRLVTWALFEQRSDGKRFYLFNTHLPYRDQDEAARVKGANAIARYLSTLPADVPVVLTGDFNTTPESGVHAVLAGTLQDAWTTAPRVEGIDATFHGFTGKADRRIDWIMVKGVQLDSITSVTTRWNGRYPSDHFPLVVTLRLP; this is encoded by the coding sequence ATGAGCTATTGGAGTCCGATACTGGCGATCCTGCTGGGTATCGCATCGCTACCGGCGCACGCTGGCGACCTCCCGCTGCGCATCATGAGCTTCAACATCCGCCTGCCGGTGGAGAGCGATGGCGTCGACTACTGGGAGACGCGCAAGCCGCTGGCGGTGAAGGTGCTGCGCGAGCAGGAGCCGGACGTGATCGGTCTGCAGGAGCTGGTGAAGTCGCAGGCCGATTATCTGGCGGCGGAACTACCGCAGTACGCCTGGTTCGGGCGCGGGCGCGAGGCCGACGGCGGCGGCGAGCGCATGGGCGTGTTCTATCGCAAGGACCGATTTGCCGTCATCGAGTCCGGCGACTTCTGGCTGTCCGACACGCCGGAGGTGCCCGGCAGCATTACCTGGGATCATCTTCATCCGCGGCTGGTGACGTGGGCGCTGTTCGAGCAGCGCAGCGACGGCAAGCGCTTCTACCTGTTCAACACGCACCTGCCGTACCGTGACCAGGACGAGGCTGCGCGGGTGAAGGGTGCGAACGCCATCGCCCGATATCTGTCCACGCTGCCCGCCGATGTGCCGGTCGTGTTGACGGGCGACTTCAACACCACGCCCGAGAGCGGGGTGCATGCGGTACTCGCCGGCACGCTGCAGGATGCGTGGACAACTGCGCCGCGTGTGGAAGGCATCGACGCGACGTTCCACGGGTTCACCGGCAAGGCGGACAGGCGCATCGACTGGATCATGGTGAAAGGCGTGCAGCTGGACTCGATCACGTCGGTGACGACGCGTTGGAACGGTCGCTATCCGTCCGACCACTTTCCGCTGGTGGTGACACTACGGTTGCCGTAG
- a CDS encoding pitrilysin family protein, with amino-acid sequence MKSPRFIVALGLAVTLALGHPAALQAQTALPKGVAAGPSIEGISEYTLSNGLRVLLFPDATKPTVTVNLVYNVGSVHENYGETGMAHLLEHLLFKGTPTQSDISGEMKKRGIDFNATTGLDRTNYFASFPANADTLEWVLKMEADRMVHSNVAKKYLDSEMTVVRNELEAGENNPGGVLFQRIRSTAFLWHNYGNTTIGARSDVEGVPIDRLQAFYRQWYQPDNATLIIAGRVDTADVLARIARHFGPLKKPTRTLPLSYTVEPAQDGEREVTVRRVGNLRLVAAAYHVPAVAHADSAPLSVLANVLGHTPGGRLHKALVEGKLAAGSGASSESMRDPGLLTAVAVIPNDGDATKTEAELLKQLEQIAAQPVTQAEVDEARQRIGNAYELYFTDVNAVGMGLSEFQSAGDWRLLFTSRDAIEKVTAADVNRVAAAYLKSSNRTLGRFIPSETPDRVEIPAAPAVATLVDGYTGRTAVSAGEQFDPSPQNIESRTQTFTLGKALRVSLLPKKTRGGTVIVDANFRFADEAALTGREGAAGMAGAMLMRGSKSMTRTQIDQRLEQLKTQGNISGSLQGAAIGLQTRREHLADALALAAEVLRNPAFPQDEFEQLRVQALTGMEASRQEPGAIAGRALAQYFDPWPVGHPLRNRTLDESIAMMKALTLDEVRAFHRDLYGTSEGEIAIVGDFDPVAVRTQLEQLFAGWRAGTPYASIDTRYTDVAAKQARFETPDKPNAVLLARQNLSLRVTDADYPAMIVANRIFGGGALKSRLGDRIRQQEGLSYGVSSGIRADDSRSGKDDAGSFTVQAIAAPENMAKVEALVREELDKLLKDGITAEELKDAVAGTLTERQQARAEDGTIAGMLTDQLYFGRNMQFTADLDAKYAALTRDQVNAAIRKHLKPEMLSVFVAGDFAKGAGAPVAAPKK; translated from the coding sequence ATGAAGTCACCCCGTTTCATTGTCGCACTCGGCCTGGCGGTCACGCTGGCGCTGGGCCATCCCGCCGCGCTGCAGGCGCAGACCGCGCTGCCGAAAGGCGTCGCCGCCGGCCCCAGCATCGAAGGCATCAGCGAATACACCCTGTCCAATGGCCTGCGCGTGCTGCTGTTCCCCGATGCCACCAAGCCCACCGTGACCGTCAACCTGGTCTACAACGTCGGCTCGGTGCACGAGAACTACGGCGAGACCGGCATGGCGCATCTGCTGGAGCACCTGCTGTTCAAGGGCACGCCCACGCAGTCCGACATCAGCGGCGAGATGAAGAAACGCGGCATCGACTTCAACGCCACCACCGGCCTGGACCGCACCAACTACTTCGCCTCGTTCCCGGCCAACGCCGACACCCTGGAGTGGGTGCTGAAGATGGAAGCCGACCGCATGGTCCATTCCAACGTGGCGAAGAAGTACCTCGACAGCGAGATGACCGTGGTGCGCAACGAGCTGGAAGCCGGCGAGAACAACCCCGGCGGCGTGCTGTTCCAGCGCATCCGCTCCACCGCATTCCTCTGGCACAACTACGGCAATACCACCATCGGCGCACGCAGCGACGTGGAAGGCGTGCCGATCGACAGGCTGCAGGCGTTCTACCGCCAGTGGTACCAGCCGGACAACGCCACGCTGATCATCGCCGGCCGTGTCGACACCGCCGACGTGCTGGCGCGCATCGCACGCCACTTCGGCCCACTGAAAAAGCCCACGCGCACGCTGCCGCTCTCCTACACCGTGGAGCCCGCCCAGGACGGCGAGCGCGAAGTCACCGTGCGCCGGGTCGGCAACCTGCGCCTGGTCGCCGCCGCCTACCACGTGCCCGCTGTCGCGCACGCCGACAGCGCACCGCTGAGCGTGCTGGCCAATGTGCTGGGCCACACCCCCGGCGGCCGTCTGCACAAGGCGTTGGTGGAAGGCAAGCTGGCCGCCGGCAGCGGCGCGAGCAGCGAGTCCATGCGCGACCCCGGTCTTCTGACCGCCGTCGCCGTCATCCCCAACGACGGTGATGCGACGAAGACCGAAGCCGAACTGTTGAAGCAGCTCGAACAGATCGCCGCACAACCGGTGACGCAGGCGGAAGTGGACGAGGCCAGGCAGCGCATCGGCAACGCCTACGAGCTGTACTTCACCGACGTCAACGCGGTCGGCATGGGCCTGTCCGAGTTCCAGTCCGCCGGCGACTGGCGCCTGCTGTTCACCAGCCGCGACGCGATCGAGAAGGTCACCGCCGCCGATGTCAACCGCGTCGCCGCCGCGTACCTGAAATCCAGCAACCGCACGCTGGGCCGTTTCATCCCCAGCGAGACCCCCGACCGCGTGGAGATTCCCGCCGCGCCGGCCGTCGCCACCCTGGTCGACGGTTACACCGGCCGCACCGCGGTCAGCGCAGGCGAGCAGTTCGATCCATCGCCGCAGAACATCGAGTCGCGCACGCAGACCTTCACCCTGGGCAAGGCGTTGCGCGTGTCGCTGTTGCCGAAGAAGACCCGCGGCGGCACGGTGATCGTCGACGCCAACTTCCGCTTCGCCGACGAAGCCGCGCTGACCGGTCGCGAAGGCGCCGCCGGCATGGCCGGCGCCATGCTGATGCGCGGCAGCAAAAGCATGACGCGCACGCAGATCGACCAGCGCCTGGAACAGCTGAAGACGCAGGGCAACATCAGCGGCAGCCTGCAGGGCGCGGCCATCGGCCTGCAGACGCGGCGCGAGCACCTGGCCGATGCGTTGGCCCTTGCCGCCGAGGTGCTGCGCAACCCGGCGTTCCCACAGGACGAGTTCGAGCAGCTGCGCGTGCAGGCACTGACCGGCATGGAGGCTTCGCGCCAGGAGCCCGGCGCGATCGCCGGTCGTGCGCTGGCGCAGTACTTCGACCCGTGGCCGGTCGGCCATCCGCTGCGCAACCGTACGCTCGACGAATCCATCGCGATGATGAAGGCACTGACACTGGATGAGGTGCGCGCGTTCCACCGCGATCTCTACGGCACGTCCGAGGGCGAGATCGCCATCGTTGGCGACTTCGATCCGGTGGCCGTGCGCACGCAGCTGGAGCAGTTGTTCGCCGGCTGGCGGGCGGGCACGCCGTACGCGTCCATCGATACGCGCTACACCGACGTCGCCGCGAAGCAGGCGCGCTTCGAGACGCCGGACAAGCCCAACGCGGTGCTGCTGGCGCGGCAGAACCTGTCGCTGCGCGTGACCGATGCGGACTACCCCGCGATGATCGTCGCCAACCGCATCTTCGGCGGCGGCGCGCTGAAGTCGCGCCTGGGCGACCGCATCCGCCAGCAGGAGGGGCTCAGCTACGGCGTCTCCAGCGGCATTCGCGCCGACGACAGCCGCAGCGGCAAGGACGATGCCGGCAGCTTCACCGTACAGGCCATCGCCGCACCGGAGAACATGGCGAAGGTAGAAGCGCTGGTCCGTGAGGAACTGGACAAACTGCTGAAGGACGGCATCACCGCCGAGGAACTGAAGGACGCCGTGGCCGGCACGCTGACCGAGCGCCAGCAGGCCCGCGCCGAGGACGGCACCATCGCCGGCATGCTGACCGACCAGCTCTACTTCGGCCGCAACATGCAGTTCACCGCAGACTTGGATGCGAAGTACGCCGCGCTGACACGGGACCAGGTCAATGCGGCGATCCGCAAGCACCTGAAGCCGGAAATGCTGAGCGTGTTCGTGGCGGGGGATTTTGCCAAAGGAGCGGGTGCGCCCGTCGCGGCACCGAAGAAGTAA